A part of Ammospiza nelsoni isolate bAmmNel1 chromosome 9, bAmmNel1.pri, whole genome shotgun sequence genomic DNA contains:
- the C8B gene encoding complement component C8 beta chain has translation MSAQFLLLLLLCAVVGTHTAHGFGGQESPSPSVARARLGRVPPQPRDCILSSWSSWSKCDPCHKKRYRFARLEQPSQFGGDPCDGSDREAEQCVTNSPCRSRARCDGFVCAVTGRCIARRLLCNGEDDCGDQSDEKNCKKVFRKCDQKMEEYWGIENLAKGLNIFTNSLEGLVLDHRYYAGGCSPHYITDTRFRKPYNVESYTPETKGKYEFTMTEYDSYSNYESTVLKAKATQSSFSFGIKIPKVFELGYSSNDMRFKKFMKRMKRFSSSSSKFLHARCELAVGVYKLKPRALMLHHEFLRRLRQLPTEYSYGEYRELLRDFGTHFIQEATLGGTYEYTLVMNSHELQEAGYSLSDVQKCAQKGFNIAVNFGKFSVGLGVDSAGCNALLKEIGDSTARKQFVEDFQVLVRGGASEEITTLAHKDLPTAQLMQLWGDAVQYNPEIIKLKAEPLYELVSPSDVADSMKIKENLRRALDEFQLESSSCRCAPCLGNGIPFLRGAECECLCPLGSRGSACEISRSRDAAVNGGWGCWASWSPCSGGQRTRRRQCNNPAPQNGGSSCSGPDSETVPC, from the exons ATGAGCGCCCAAttcctgttgctgctgctgctgtgtgccgTGGTGGGCACCCACACTGCCCATGGCTTTGG TGGCCAGGAGTCCCCGAGCCCCAGCGTGGCCAGGGCCAGGCTCGGCCGTGTCCCACCACAGCCCCGCGACTGCATCCTGTCCTCCTGGTCCTCCTGGAGCAAGTGTGACCCCTGCCACAAGAAAAGG TACAGATTTGCCCGCCTGGAACAGCCCTCTCAGTTCGGTGGAGATCCCTGTGATGGCTCTGACAGGGAGGCTGAGCAGTGTGTCACAAACAGCccttgcaggagcagagctcgCTGTGATGGCTTTGTGTGTGCAGTTACAG GGAGATGCATTGCACGGAGGCTGCTCTGCAATGGGGAGGACGACTGTGGGGACCAGTCAGATgagaaaaactgcaaaaaagtGTTCAGGAAATGTGACCAGAAGATGGAAGAGTACTGGGGAATAGAGAACCTGGCCAAAGG GTTGAATATCTTCACAAACAGCTTGGAGGGGCTGGTCCTTGATCACAGGTACTATGCTGGGGGATGCTCTCCCCATTACATCACAGACACCAGGTTCAGGAAGCCCTACAACGTGGAGAGCTACACGCCAGAG ACCAAAGGCAAATATGAATTTACAATGACTGAATATGACTCCTACTCAAATTATGAAAGCACTGTCCTGAAGGCAAAAGCGACGCAGTCAAGCTTCAGCTTCGGTATAAAAATACCAAAAGTGTTTGAACTTGGTTACAGCTCAAATGACATGAGGTTCAAGAAGTTCATGAAGAGGATGAAAAGATTTTCTTCAAGT tCCAGCAAGTTCCTCCACGCCCGTTGTGAGCTGGCTGTTGGTGTGTACAAGCTGAAGCCCCGGGCCCTGATGCTGCACCACGAGTTCCTGCGGCGGCTGCGGCAGCTGCCCACGGAGTACAGCTACGGAGAGTACCGGGAGCTCCTCAGGGACTTCGGGACACACTTCATCCAGGAGGCCACTCTGGGAGGCACCTACGAGTACACCTTGGTCATGAACAGCCACGAGCTCCAAGAGGCAG GTTATTCTCTGAGTGATGTCCAGAAATGTGCACAGAAGGGCTTTAACATTGCTGTGAATTTTGGTAAATTCTCTGTGGGGCTTGGAGTAGATTCAGCTGGCTGTAATGCCCTTCTGAAAGAGATTGGAG acagcactgccaggaagCAGTTTGTGGAGGATTTCCAGGTGCTGGTCCGCGGAGGAGCGAGTGAGGAGATCACCACCCTGGCCCACAAGGACCTGCCCACGGCCCAGCTCATGCAGCTGTGGGGAGATGCTGTGCAGTACAACCCTGAGATCATCAAGCTGAAG GCAGAGCCACTGTATGAGCTGGTGAGTCCCTCTGACGTGGCTGATTCcatgaaaataaaggagaatCTGCGCCGGGCTCTGGATGAGttccagctggagagcagctcctgtcGCTGTGCTCCCTGCCTTGGGAATGGCATCCCCTTCCTGAGAG GAGCAGAGTGTGAGTGCCTGTgtcccctgggcagcaggggcagcgCCTGTGAgatcagcaggagcagag ATGCTGCTGTCAAtggaggctgggggtgctgggccaGCTGGTCCCCGTGTTCAGGAGGGCAGAGGACGAGGAGGAGACAGTGCAACAACCCTGCCCCTCAGAATGGTggctcctcctgctcagggCCAGACTCTGAGACTGTTCCTTGCTAG